ACTGCCAACAATGTAATCGCCCACAAGGTGGCAATGCCTTACTTTTCGCTTACATTGCACTAATTGGCTGGTCAATTGCCCCGTCTTGCGCGAATCCGAACACAGGCGCTCCACATGAGCCATCTGGCGTGCGACAAAAAGGGCGCGCCCAAACGGACGCGCCCCCGTCGACACGGTAGTTCTTCTCGCCCGGCGTCGTGCCTAGCGATAGCGCAGCGAGACCTCCATGAAGCTCGCCTTGCCGTCTATGTAGTCCTTGAACGCGATGGTCGGGTCCTTGCCGTGGAAGCTCGCGCACAGGCCGCACTGGTCGCAGTCCGCGATGCATGGGTACTGCGACTTCACGTACCAGAGCCTGTCCATGCGAGAAGAGCTTGCGATGTCGGGCGCGGAGTCTGCCATGGGCCTCGCCTCCCCTCGCTAGTGTCCCTTGATGGACTCGAGGAACTCGCGGGCGCGCTCGGTCTTGGGGTGGTCGAAGAACTCGTTCGGGTCACCCTCCTCCAGGATCTGGCCGTCCGCCATGAACTCGACGCGGTCGGCCACGCGACGGGCGAAGTTCATCTCGTGCGTGACGACGACCATGGTCATGCCCTCGCGCGCAAGCTCGACCATGACGTCGAGCACCTCGTTGATCATCTCGGGGTCGAGGGCGGACGTCGGCTCGTCGAACAGCATCGCCTTCGGGTGCATCGCCAGTGAGCGCGCGATGGCGACGCGCTGCTGCTGGCCACCGGAGAGCTGCGCGGGCACCTTGCTTGCCTGCTCCGCCACGCCGACGCGACGCAACAGCTCCATGGCCTCCTGCTCCGCCTTCTTCTTGTCCACGTGCAGCACCTCGACGGGCCCCATGGTCACGTTTTCGAGGATCGTCTTGTGCGCGAAGAGGTTGAACTGCTGGAAGACCATGCCGATCTCCGCGCGCATCGCGGCAAGCTCCTTGCCCTCCTGGGGAAGCGGCTTGCCCTCGATCAGGATCTCGCCGGAGTCGATGGTCTCGAGGCGGTTTATCGTGCGGCATAGCGTCGACTTGCCGGAGCCGGACGGGCCTATCAGCACCAGCACCTCGCCCTTCTCGACCTGAAGGCTCACGTCCTTCAGGACGTGGAGGTCGCCAAAGTGCTTCTCTACGTGCCTCAGTTCGATCGTTGGGGT
This sequence is a window from Parafannyhessea umbonata. Protein-coding genes within it:
- a CDS encoding amino acid ABC transporter ATP-binding protein gives rise to the protein MSEDTQRKTPTIELRHVEKHFGDLHVLKDVSLQVEKGEVLVLIGPSGSGKSTLCRTINRLETIDSGEILIEGKPLPQEGKELAAMRAEIGMVFQQFNLFAHKTILENVTMGPVEVLHVDKKKAEQEAMELLRRVGVAEQASKVPAQLSGGQQQRVAIARSLAMHPKAMLFDEPTSALDPEMINEVLDVMVELAREGMTMVVVTHEMNFARRVADRVEFMADGQILEEGDPNEFFDHPKTERAREFLESIKGH